The following proteins are co-located in the Pseudomonas antarctica genome:
- a CDS encoding LysR family transcriptional regulator gives MSRDLPPLNALRAFEATARLNSVSQAAEQLHVTHGAVSRQLKVLEEHLGVSLFVKDGRGLKLTDAGIRLRDASAEAFERLRGVCAELTQASADAPFVLGCSGSLLARWLIPRLGRLNADLPDLRLHLSAGDGDLDPRRPGLDALLVFAEPPWPADMQVYELASERIGPVMSPRFAGYEHLRHAPASALCGEALLHTTSRPQAWPSWAQQHGIDPGALKLGQGFEHLYYLLEAAVAGLGVAIAPEPLVAEDLRAGRLVAPWGFSETPAHLALWLPKRAADGRAGQLAQWLKAELLRQPL, from the coding sequence ATGAGCCGAGACCTTCCGCCCCTCAATGCCCTGCGCGCGTTCGAAGCCACTGCCCGGCTCAACAGCGTGAGCCAGGCTGCTGAGCAACTGCATGTAACCCACGGGGCCGTCAGTCGCCAGTTGAAGGTGCTGGAAGAGCACTTGGGCGTCAGCCTGTTCGTCAAGGATGGGCGCGGCCTTAAACTCACAGATGCCGGTATCCGCCTGCGAGACGCGAGTGCCGAAGCCTTCGAGCGCTTGAGGGGTGTGTGCGCAGAACTCACCCAAGCCAGCGCCGATGCCCCCTTCGTGCTGGGCTGCTCGGGCAGTTTGTTGGCCCGCTGGTTGATCCCGCGCCTGGGCCGCTTGAACGCAGACTTACCGGACTTGCGCCTGCACCTGTCCGCCGGTGACGGCGACCTCGATCCTCGGCGCCCCGGTCTTGACGCCCTGCTGGTCTTCGCCGAACCGCCGTGGCCGGCGGATATGCAGGTGTATGAACTGGCCAGCGAGCGAATCGGCCCTGTGATGAGCCCGCGCTTCGCCGGTTATGAACACCTGCGTCATGCGCCGGCCTCGGCGTTGTGTGGCGAAGCGTTGCTGCACACCACCTCACGCCCGCAGGCCTGGCCCAGTTGGGCACAGCAACACGGTATCGATCCCGGCGCGCTGAAACTCGGCCAGGGTTTTGAGCATTTGTATTATTTGTTGGAGGCGGCGGTTGCGGGTCTGGGGGTGGCGATTGCGCCTGAACCGCTGGTGGCAGAGGACCTGCGAGCGGGTCGCCTGGTGGCGCCGTGGGGTTTCAGTGAAACCCCGGCGCACCTGGCGTTGTGGCTACCCAAGCGCGCCGCAGACGGGCGCGCCGGTCAACTGGCGCAGTGGCTCAAGGCAGAGCTGCTGCGCCAGCCGCTGTAG
- a CDS encoding DUF883 family protein: MANTSLRKASLESMEAEISSLLKSLESLKDDASDESRKTLKALKSNAENALKHSRHLISDAYEESKVKIRETGVATRDYAQEHPWTTAGVAVGALGLLAAYLLCKRGD; the protein is encoded by the coding sequence ATGGCCAACACTTCTTTACGCAAAGCGTCGCTGGAAAGCATGGAAGCCGAGATTTCGAGCCTGCTCAAGTCCCTTGAGAGCCTCAAGGATGATGCGTCCGATGAGTCGCGCAAAACGCTGAAGGCCCTGAAAAGTAATGCCGAGAATGCCCTCAAGCACTCCCGCCACCTGATCAGCGATGCTTACGAAGAAAGCAAAGTCAAAATCCGCGAAACCGGCGTCGCAACCCGGGACTACGCACAAGAGCACCCGTGGACTACCGCCGGCGTCGCCGTTGGCGCACTGGGCCTGCTGGCTGCTTACCTGCTGTGCAAACGCGGTGACTGA
- a CDS encoding dodecin, translated as MSDHHTYKKVELVGSSTTSIEDAINNAIAEAHKSIKHLEWFEVTETRGHIKDGKAAHFQVTLKVGFRIASS; from the coding sequence ATGTCAGATCATCACACCTACAAGAAAGTCGAACTGGTGGGCTCGTCGACGACCAGCATCGAAGACGCCATCAACAACGCCATTGCCGAAGCGCATAAGAGCATCAAGCACTTGGAGTGGTTTGAAGTGACCGAAACCCGTGGTCACATCAAGGACGGCAAGGCCGCGCATTTCCAGGTCACGCTGAAGGTGGGATTCCGAATTGCCAGTAGTTGA
- a CDS encoding DUF1161 domain-containing protein, with amino-acid sequence MKKFLLAVGLLSIAGTALAAGKPCEELKSELATKLDAKGVQHYSLDVVDKGAAAGGKVIGSCEGGTKEIVYKRG; translated from the coding sequence ATGAAGAAGTTCCTGTTAGCGGTAGGTTTGTTGAGCATTGCGGGTACAGCCCTGGCGGCGGGCAAGCCTTGTGAAGAGCTGAAAAGTGAACTCGCAACGAAGCTTGATGCGAAAGGCGTTCAGCATTATTCCCTGGATGTTGTCGATAAAGGCGCTGCAGCCGGTGGAAAGGTGATTGGCTCCTGCGAAGGCGGCACCAAGGAAATCGTCTACAAACGCGGTTAA
- a CDS encoding LLM class flavin-dependent oxidoreductase has protein sequence MKSLSDVKFSTLDLVPVRANGSIAQSLHNSLDLARHVEKFGYNRFWVAEHHNMDGIASSATSVLLGYLAGGTSTIRVGSGGVMLPNHAPLVIAEQFGTLESLYPGRIDLGLGRAPGSDQMTARALRRERSGSADDFPEDVAELMAYLGPRTPDQRVIAVPGTGTNVPVWLLGSSLFSAQLAGERGLPYAFASHFAPRLMHEAIRVYRNHFKPSAVLDKPYVMLGIPLVAADTDEQADYLATSVYQRILALMRGQSLVQRPPVKTMDGLWLPHEKDAVGSFLGLAMVGSPAKIRAKLEVLIEQTGADELIFTSDLYEHADRIHSYELLAQLMKG, from the coding sequence ATGAAATCGCTGTCCGACGTGAAGTTCTCGACCCTCGACCTCGTGCCCGTGCGCGCCAACGGGAGCATCGCGCAATCGTTGCACAACTCTCTGGACCTGGCCCGGCACGTGGAAAAGTTCGGCTACAACCGTTTTTGGGTGGCCGAACACCACAACATGGACGGCATCGCCAGCTCGGCCACCTCGGTTTTGCTGGGTTATTTGGCCGGTGGCACCTCGACCATTCGCGTCGGCTCCGGCGGCGTCATGCTGCCCAACCATGCGCCCTTGGTAATCGCCGAGCAGTTCGGCACGCTGGAAAGCCTGTACCCCGGCCGTATCGACCTGGGCCTGGGCCGCGCGCCCGGTTCCGACCAGATGACCGCCCGCGCCCTGCGCCGTGAACGCTCGGGCAGCGCCGACGATTTCCCCGAAGACGTGGCCGAACTGATGGCCTACCTCGGCCCGCGCACGCCAGACCAACGGGTGATCGCCGTGCCCGGCACCGGCACCAACGTACCGGTCTGGCTGCTGGGTTCCAGCCTGTTCAGCGCGCAGCTTGCGGGAGAGAGGGGTTTGCCCTACGCCTTCGCCTCGCATTTCGCACCGCGTTTGATGCACGAGGCGATTCGCGTGTATCGCAATCACTTCAAGCCTTCAGCCGTGCTGGACAAGCCCTACGTGATGCTCGGCATTCCGCTGGTGGCGGCCGATACCGACGAGCAGGCCGATTACCTCGCCACGTCCGTGTACCAACGCATTCTGGCGCTGATGCGCGGGCAAAGCCTGGTGCAGCGCCCACCGGTGAAAACCATGGATGGCCTGTGGCTGCCCCATGAAAAAGACGCCGTCGGCAGCTTCCTCGGCTTGGCCATGGTCGGCAGCCCGGCCAAGATCCGCGCCAAACTGGAAGTGCTGATCGAGCAAACCGGTGCCGATGAGCTGATCTTCACCAGCGACCTGTACGAGCACGCTGACCGGATTCATTCCTACGAGTTGCTCGCACAACTGATGAAGGGATAA
- a CDS encoding OsmC family protein, which produces MSIVKKASAHWEGDLKTGLGSISTETGVLREAPYGFKARFEGGKGTNPEELIGAAHAGCFSMAFSMILGDAGLKADSIDTQAEVTLDQVEGGFAITAVHLILKAKIPGASQAQFDELSKKAKEGCPVSKVLNAKISLDATLVS; this is translated from the coding sequence ATGAGTATTGTTAAAAAAGCATCCGCGCATTGGGAAGGTGATCTGAAGACAGGCCTGGGTTCCATTTCCACTGAAACCGGCGTGCTGCGCGAAGCGCCTTACGGCTTCAAGGCCCGTTTCGAAGGCGGCAAGGGTACCAACCCTGAAGAACTGATTGGTGCGGCCCACGCGGGCTGTTTCTCCATGGCGTTTTCGATGATTCTCGGCGACGCCGGCCTCAAGGCCGACAGCATTGACACCCAGGCTGAAGTGACTTTGGACCAAGTGGAAGGTGGCTTTGCAATTACCGCCGTGCACCTGATCCTCAAGGCCAAGATCCCCGGCGCGAGCCAGGCCCAGTTCGACGAACTGAGCAAAAAGGCCAAGGAAGGGTGCCCGGTGTCCAAGGTACTGAATGCGAAAATCAGCCTGGATGCCACGCTCGTCAGCTGA